One window of Ziziphus jujuba cultivar Dongzao chromosome 5, ASM3175591v1 genomic DNA carries:
- the LOC112491996 gene encoding aminopeptidase P1-like, which yields MVQYLVWLDKQEIHGVSGYFLEGDEVTKKKQLQTLKLTEVTASDKLESFRAVKKVLKGHIALGNAQFPNGTNGHGIGSYLNVHEGIKSVFVIVEVPRMLLMRSLKFGITPIVVPIGVRDFDINGELWVKLGLIPTELFVGVVIFSRFYS from the exons ATGGTGCAATATCTTGTCTGGTTGGATAAGCAG GAGATACATGGGGTTTCTGGTTACTTCTTGGAGGGAGACGAAGTGactaagaaaaaacaatt GCAAACACTTAAACTGACAGAGGTGACTGCAAGCGATAAGCTAGAGAGTTTTCGTGCAGTAAAAAAG GTCCTCAAGGGTCATATTGCACTTGGGAATGCTCAATTTCCTAATGGAACCaacg GCCACGGAATTGGGTCTTACCTTAATGTTCATGAAG gtatcaaatcggtcttcgttatagtggaggtgccccgtatgcttttaatgcggtcactaaagtttggcattacaccaattgtggtgccaattggtgttcgagattttgacattaatggggaactttgggtcaaattaggattgataccaacagagctTTTTGTAGGagttgtaatattctctagattttattcataa